The Halorussus limi genome includes a region encoding these proteins:
- a CDS encoding MFS transporter translates to MTTRLRAVHRGVRDERAFVACLVGTWLLTAATHYYIIAPASVLSTVATDLRVTPARAVWLVSAVPASWAVTNFALGVWIDRLGDYTMIAIGTGIVVIAGGWSWWAGHEGAFWSLLTARLVAGVAVGVIWTASTNLVGGAVSDANRGTAIGVFITSAPAGFAMGQLSGPLVAARFGWHANFLAMILGPVVAFALLTAGVRGLTVEPTTNTASMRANFAAILRRPVVWYGCAMAFAAYSCYLFLNSWLPSYLAREFALSAALSGLLTAVFPAMGVLSRAGGGAISDRLLNRRRLPVLRVAFLVSLPLVVLIALTDVLAVIVAALVVAGFVVQLTFGVVYSYVQEVVEPQITGTALSFLTTAGISGAFTAPLVAGALIEITETYLLAFAYAAALTGLGLLVSWFAPESRGPSES, encoded by the coding sequence ATGACGACACGTCTGAGAGCGGTCCATCGAGGGGTCCGCGACGAACGCGCGTTCGTCGCGTGTCTGGTCGGAACGTGGCTGTTGACCGCGGCGACTCACTACTACATCATCGCGCCTGCGAGCGTCCTCTCGACCGTCGCGACCGACCTCCGAGTCACTCCGGCGAGGGCGGTCTGGCTGGTGAGTGCGGTCCCCGCTTCGTGGGCAGTCACGAACTTTGCGCTCGGCGTCTGGATAGACAGACTCGGCGATTACACGATGATAGCCATCGGGACCGGCATCGTCGTCATCGCTGGCGGCTGGAGCTGGTGGGCCGGTCACGAGGGCGCATTCTGGTCGCTGTTGACCGCGCGTCTCGTCGCGGGCGTCGCCGTGGGCGTTATCTGGACGGCGTCTACGAATCTGGTCGGCGGTGCCGTCTCGGACGCGAACCGCGGCACGGCCATCGGCGTCTTCATCACGAGCGCCCCCGCGGGGTTCGCGATGGGACAACTCTCCGGACCGCTCGTCGCGGCGCGGTTCGGCTGGCACGCGAACTTCCTCGCGATGATACTCGGCCCGGTCGTCGCGTTCGCACTCCTCACGGCGGGGGTGCGCGGTCTCACGGTCGAACCGACGACGAACACCGCATCGATGCGCGCGAACTTCGCCGCCATCCTGAGACGCCCGGTGGTGTGGTACGGCTGCGCGATGGCGTTCGCCGCCTACTCCTGTTACCTCTTCCTGAACAGCTGGTTGCCGTCGTACCTCGCCCGGGAGTTCGCCCTCTCGGCCGCGTTGAGCGGTCTGCTGACCGCGGTGTTCCCGGCGATGGGCGTCCTCTCGCGGGCGGGCGGCGGCGCTATCTCGGACCGACTGCTGAACCGGCGGCGACTGCCGGTCCTCCGGGTCGCGTTCCTCGTCTCGCTTCCGCTGGTCGTTCTCATCGCTCTGACGGACGTACTCGCGGTAATCGTCGCGGCGCTGGTCGTCGCCGGGTTCGTCGTTCAGCTCACGTTCGGCGTGGTGTACAGCTACGTCCAAGAGGTCGTCGAGCCCCAGATTACGGGGACGGCGCTGTCGTTTCTGACGACGGCGGGAATCTCGGGCGCGTTCACGGCACCACTGGTCGCGGGGGCGCTCATCGAAATCACCGAGACGTACCTGTTGGCGTTCGCCTACGCGGCCGCGCTGACGGGACTCGGACTCCTCGTCTCCTGGTTCGCTCCGGAGTCGCGCGGCCCGTCGGAGAGCTGA
- a CDS encoding alkaline phosphatase family protein yields the protein MTHVVACLDGLDPEYLAAVETPGWDRIAARGDAGTCEGLVPSLTNVNNVGIVTASFPAENGVTGNTYYDPERDEQAYMNDASLLRRRTELQRRADRGETVAALVAKDKLVGMVGQDCDLAASAEDPPDWLADAVGEPPGIYSGGASAWLMDAAVHVLDERDPDVLYVSTTDVIPHKHGPEETAAEEWVRELDAGVAALAERSDALVATADHGMNRKSVCVDIEAALDREELDAEVVRLITDEHTYHHQNLGGAAYVYLEDGSADALAPLADIDGVEEVLPATEAAERFRLPTDAIGDALVLGTESSVFGPVEEGVRGSVELRSHGSHHERRVPYVASTGATLDYNIEAFRGLE from the coding sequence ATGACTCATGTCGTCGCCTGTCTCGACGGCCTCGACCCCGAGTACCTCGCCGCCGTAGAGACGCCGGGCTGGGACCGAATCGCCGCCCGCGGGGACGCGGGCACCTGCGAAGGGCTCGTTCCGAGCCTCACCAACGTCAACAACGTGGGTATAGTCACGGCCAGTTTCCCCGCGGAGAACGGCGTGACGGGCAACACCTACTACGACCCCGAGCGCGACGAACAGGCCTACATGAACGACGCGTCGCTCCTCCGGCGTCGGACCGAACTCCAGCGCCGGGCCGACCGCGGCGAGACTGTCGCCGCCCTCGTGGCGAAGGACAAACTCGTCGGGATGGTCGGGCAGGACTGCGACCTCGCGGCGAGCGCGGAGGACCCGCCCGACTGGCTGGCAGACGCCGTGGGCGAACCGCCGGGCATCTACTCGGGCGGGGCGAGCGCGTGGCTGATGGACGCTGCGGTCCACGTCCTCGACGAACGCGACCCCGACGTGCTGTACGTCTCGACGACGGACGTGATTCCGCACAAGCACGGCCCCGAGGAAACCGCGGCCGAGGAGTGGGTCCGGGAACTCGACGCCGGAGTGGCCGCGCTCGCCGAGCGGAGCGACGCGCTCGTGGCCACCGCCGACCACGGCATGAACCGCAAGTCCGTCTGCGTGGACATCGAAGCGGCCCTCGACCGTGAAGAGTTGGACGCCGAGGTGGTCCGACTCATCACCGACGAACACACCTACCACCATCAGAACCTCGGCGGGGCCGCGTACGTCTACCTCGAAGACGGGTCGGCCGACGCCCTCGCGCCGCTGGCGGACATCGACGGCGTGGAGGAGGTCCTCCCGGCCACGGAAGCAGCCGAGCGGTTCCGACTGCCGACCGACGCCATCGGCGATGCGCTCGTTCTCGGCACCGAGTCGTCGGTCTTCGGCCCAGTCGAGGAAGGGGTTCGAGGATCGGTCGAGTTACGCTCGCACGGTTCCCACCACGAGCGCCGTGTCCCGTACGTCGCCAGCACCGGCGCGACCCTCGACTACAACATCGAGGCGTTTCGCGGACTCGAATAA
- a CDS encoding MFS transporter, translating into MQDRTRALAVASTVLLLSVLVWFNYSALLPRIVEAWSLSGLQAGALFAAFQAGYVAAILPAGMVADTYSTRRVVSVGATGTGLASLAFAAFADGFLVGVALRLVAGAFMAAVYVPGMRFLSEWYPESVRGRALGVYTGAFSLSTGLSFLLSSSVAAAVNWRVGIGATSVGAVVAGPVMLAFARDHPDAAASDLQFDRSFLSNRAYLYAVGVYAGHTWELFGVRNWLPAFLVLTPALSGASNLAVLAGLLTGAMMSLGGVGNLLGGWASDSVGRIPTVFFVLGGSACISAVLGSVGDLLSLPALTAVLLVYGTLLTADSSPTSTTVTEVVDDEHVGAALSVQTLTGFSATVVSPVVFGAVVDAAGYAWAFPTLALGAVFGLVSLQLLSRRLRRSAPGPDEPAVAGE; encoded by the coding sequence ATGCAAGACCGAACTCGGGCGCTCGCCGTCGCCAGCACCGTCCTGTTGCTGTCGGTACTCGTGTGGTTCAACTACTCGGCGCTGTTGCCACGGATAGTCGAGGCGTGGTCGCTATCCGGGCTTCAAGCAGGCGCGCTGTTCGCGGCGTTTCAGGCCGGATACGTCGCCGCCATCCTCCCCGCCGGGATGGTCGCCGATACGTACTCGACGCGGCGGGTGGTCTCCGTCGGGGCGACGGGCACGGGACTGGCGAGTCTCGCGTTCGCGGCGTTCGCCGACGGCTTCCTCGTCGGCGTGGCGCTCCGACTGGTGGCCGGGGCGTTCATGGCCGCGGTGTACGTGCCCGGCATGCGATTCCTGAGCGAGTGGTACCCCGAGTCGGTCCGCGGACGGGCGCTCGGCGTCTACACCGGCGCGTTCTCGCTGAGTACCGGCCTCTCGTTCCTGCTCTCGTCGTCGGTCGCCGCGGCAGTCAATTGGCGGGTCGGCATCGGCGCGACCAGCGTCGGCGCGGTGGTCGCCGGGCCGGTGATGCTGGCGTTCGCCCGCGACCACCCGGACGCGGCCGCGAGCGACCTGCAGTTCGACCGGAGTTTCCTCTCCAATCGGGCGTACCTCTACGCGGTCGGCGTCTACGCCGGTCACACGTGGGAACTGTTCGGGGTTCGCAACTGGCTCCCCGCCTTTCTGGTCCTCACTCCGGCGCTCTCGGGGGCGTCGAATCTGGCGGTGCTGGCCGGCCTGCTGACCGGCGCGATGATGTCGCTCGGCGGCGTCGGCAACCTGCTCGGCGGGTGGGCGAGCGACTCCGTCGGCCGGATTCCGACCGTCTTCTTCGTGTTGGGCGGGAGCGCGTGCATCAGCGCGGTCCTCGGCAGCGTGGGCGACCTGCTGTCGCTGCCCGCCCTGACCGCGGTCCTGCTCGTCTACGGCACGCTCCTGACCGCCGACAGTTCGCCGACCTCGACCACCGTCACCGAGGTTGTGGACGACGAACACGTGGGGGCCGCGCTCTCGGTCCAGACGCTCACCGGGTTCAGCGCGACGGTGGTCTCGCCGGTCGTCTTCGGCGCGGTCGTGGACGCCGCCGGGTACGCGTGGGCGTTCCCGACGCTCGCGCTCGGGGCAGTGTTCGGTCTCGTCTCGCTGCAGTTGCTGTCGCGACGGCTCCGACGGTCCGCGCCCGGTCCGGATGAACCCGCGGTGGCCGGTGAGTGA
- a CDS encoding isocitrate lyase/PEP mutase family protein yields the protein MAKATAEFRESVESDGIVVAPGAYDAASAKLVERAGAEVVYMSGSSVSTSVHGYPDVGVTTLTEMTDRARQMANAVDVPVFADADTGYGNPINVRRTVEEFEAAGVAGVHLEDQTFPKQCGHFEGKDVVATDEMTAKLRAAADAREDDEFVLIARTDARAVEGFEAAVERSRSYLEAGADVIFFEAPESVAELEEAAERIDAPMLANMTEGGKTPMLSADELDALGYDIALFPATGFKAVLNTLQDVYAEIVETGSQQAVMDELVTWEGRNEITGLDRIRDLEDRYATDGDR from the coding sequence ATGGCGAAAGCGACAGCCGAGTTCCGCGAATCGGTCGAGAGCGACGGAATCGTCGTCGCGCCCGGCGCGTACGACGCCGCGAGCGCGAAACTCGTCGAACGGGCGGGCGCGGAAGTGGTGTACATGTCGGGGTCGAGCGTCTCGACGTCCGTCCACGGCTACCCGGATGTCGGCGTGACGACGCTCACGGAGATGACCGACCGCGCCCGACAGATGGCGAACGCGGTGGACGTTCCCGTATTCGCCGACGCGGACACTGGGTACGGCAACCCCATCAACGTACGCCGGACAGTCGAGGAGTTCGAGGCTGCGGGCGTCGCGGGCGTCCACCTCGAAGACCAGACGTTCCCGAAGCAGTGCGGTCACTTCGAAGGCAAGGACGTGGTAGCGACTGACGAGATGACGGCGAAGTTGCGCGCCGCGGCCGACGCCCGCGAGGACGACGAGTTCGTCCTCATCGCCCGGACCGACGCGCGGGCGGTCGAGGGGTTCGAGGCGGCCGTCGAGCGCTCTCGGTCGTACTTGGAGGCGGGCGCGGATGTCATCTTCTTCGAGGCCCCCGAGTCGGTCGCCGAACTCGAAGAAGCGGCCGAGCGAATCGACGCACCCATGCTGGCGAACATGACCGAGGGCGGAAAGACGCCGATGCTGTCGGCCGACGAACTCGACGCGCTGGGCTACGACATCGCACTGTTCCCCGCGACCGGGTTCAAGGCGGTCCTGAACACCCTGCAGGACGTGTACGCCGAAATCGTCGAGACGGGGAGCCAACAAGCGGTTATGGACGAACTCGTCACCTGGGAGGGCCGCAACGAGATTACGGGACTCGACCGGATACGCGACCTCGAAGACCGGTACGCCACCGACGGGGACCGGTGA
- a CDS encoding iron-containing alcohol dehydrogenase, with amino-acid sequence MDHRDPVGARRIAFATPETEFGEGVADRLPETLDRLGVDAPLVVTDRGVESAGVLDAALDGLELDPTVYYATTEPSVEDFENLPDAEVDGVVAVGGGSCLDTAKVVAALLAHRGTASDYLGVGRVPGPVAPTVAIPTTSGTGSQATQTAVVSYDGVKRGMSDELLRPDVALVDPALTRDLPRDVTARSGFDAFVHALESLTARDHTRVEPRPINYQGANPITRPISRRALELVHGSYERAVADGDDREARRAMSLGSHLAGTAFSNAGLGAVHALASSVGGMTGRPHGECLAASLTAGLRYNLPSRREQYAAVARTLGVAAADDDTDEAAEALLAECERIRDAVGLPESLADLGLGPDDADVIVENTLIQERRIKTNPRDVGEDLREEVVRALE; translated from the coding sequence ATGGACCACCGCGACCCCGTCGGAGCGAGAAGAATAGCGTTCGCGACGCCGGAGACCGAGTTCGGCGAGGGAGTCGCCGACCGCCTCCCGGAGACGCTCGACAGATTGGGCGTGGATGCCCCGCTCGTGGTCACGGACCGGGGCGTCGAATCTGCGGGCGTCCTCGACGCCGCGCTCGACGGTCTCGAACTCGACCCGACCGTCTACTACGCGACGACCGAACCGAGCGTCGAGGACTTCGAGAACCTACCGGACGCCGAGGTGGATGGCGTGGTGGCCGTCGGCGGCGGGTCGTGCCTCGACACGGCGAAGGTGGTCGCCGCGCTGCTCGCTCACCGCGGGACTGCCAGTGACTACCTCGGCGTCGGCCGGGTCCCCGGTCCGGTCGCGCCGACCGTCGCGATTCCGACCACGAGCGGAACCGGGTCGCAGGCGACCCAGACCGCGGTGGTCTCCTACGACGGCGTGAAACGGGGGATGAGCGACGAACTGCTTCGCCCGGACGTCGCGCTCGTGGACCCGGCGCTCACCCGCGACCTGCCGCGCGACGTGACCGCGCGGTCGGGGTTCGACGCGTTCGTCCACGCGCTGGAGTCGCTGACCGCCCGCGACCACACCCGGGTCGAACCCCGACCCATCAACTATCAGGGGGCGAATCCGATAACCCGGCCGATATCGCGCCGCGCGCTCGAACTGGTCCACGGGTCGTACGAGCGCGCGGTCGCCGACGGGGACGACCGCGAGGCCCGACGAGCGATGAGCCTCGGGTCCCACCTCGCGGGAACTGCGTTCTCGAACGCGGGACTCGGCGCGGTCCACGCGCTGGCGAGCAGCGTCGGCGGGATGACGGGGCGGCCCCACGGCGAGTGTCTCGCCGCCTCGCTGACCGCCGGTCTACGCTACAACCTTCCCTCGCGACGCGAGCAGTACGCCGCCGTCGCGCGGACGCTCGGCGTGGCGGCGGCCGACGACGACACCGACGAAGCGGCCGAGGCGCTCCTCGCGGAGTGCGAGCGGATTCGCGACGCCGTCGGCCTCCCGGAGTCGCTCGCCGACCTCGGACTGGGACCCGACGACGCCGACGTAATCGTCGAGAACACGCTGATTCAGGAGCGCCGCATCAAGACGAACCCGCGCGACGTGGGCGAGGACCTCCGTGAGGAAGTGGTGCGGGCGCTGGAGTGA
- a CDS encoding MFS transporter, whose translation MKSNDRAIVGFTMLAHAMFHTYELAIPIFVTVWLDAFTATEATLGLVVGAGYALIGLGALPSGILADAYGSKRLVLGSAAGMGGGFLLVSVAPNVWVLGAALVLWGAGASLYHPAGLSLLSRGTEDDNRGTAFAYHGAAGNVGTVVGPLAAAVLLAVLDWRIVAGLFVIPAAVAGAIAFRLSFDERAAADEAEAEVAADGDPGRTAETDGGLGSLRELVRDSRLLFTRGFVVLFAIIMLYGLYYRGVLTFLPEILGGLSMFEPVTVFERTFSPSRYVYAGLLSVGVAGQYAGGKVTDMIETEYALVATFAALVVAALLFVPASNAGVVPLLGVCVLLGFFVYVAAPVYQATIADYVTADSHGLSYGFTYLAMFGVGALGAALAGTVLTYAGSGALFVALAALVALAGLLSLYLLVR comes from the coding sequence ATGAAATCCAACGACCGGGCCATCGTCGGGTTCACGATGCTCGCCCACGCGATGTTCCACACCTACGAACTGGCCATCCCCATCTTCGTGACGGTGTGGCTCGACGCCTTCACGGCGACGGAGGCCACGCTGGGTCTCGTCGTCGGCGCGGGCTACGCCCTCATCGGACTGGGCGCGCTCCCGAGCGGCATCCTCGCCGACGCGTACGGTTCGAAGCGACTCGTTCTCGGCTCCGCCGCCGGGATGGGCGGCGGGTTCCTGCTCGTCAGTGTCGCCCCGAACGTCTGGGTGCTGGGCGCGGCGCTGGTGCTGTGGGGCGCGGGCGCGAGCCTCTACCATCCCGCGGGCCTCTCGCTCCTGAGCCGTGGTACCGAAGACGATAACCGCGGCACCGCCTTCGCCTACCACGGCGCGGCGGGTAACGTCGGAACCGTGGTCGGCCCGCTGGCGGCGGCGGTGCTGCTGGCGGTCCTCGACTGGCGAATCGTCGCCGGACTGTTCGTGATTCCCGCCGCCGTCGCCGGCGCTATCGCGTTCCGCCTCTCGTTCGACGAGCGGGCGGCCGCCGACGAGGCGGAGGCCGAAGTCGCCGCCGACGGCGACCCCGGGCGGACCGCCGAGACCGACGGCGGTCTCGGTTCGCTCCGCGAGTTGGTCCGAGACTCTAGACTGCTGTTCACCAGGGGGTTCGTGGTCCTGTTCGCCATCATCATGCTCTACGGCCTCTACTACCGGGGCGTGCTGACGTTCCTGCCCGAAATCCTCGGCGGCCTCTCGATGTTCGAACCGGTCACCGTCTTCGAGCGGACGTTCTCGCCCAGCAGGTACGTGTACGCGGGGCTGCTGTCGGTCGGCGTCGCGGGCCAGTACGCGGGCGGCAAGGTGACCGACATGATAGAGACCGAGTACGCGCTCGTCGCGACGTTCGCGGCGCTGGTCGTCGCGGCGCTGCTGTTCGTCCCCGCGTCGAACGCGGGCGTCGTGCCGCTACTCGGCGTCTGCGTGCTGCTGGGCTTCTTCGTCTACGTGGCCGCGCCGGTGTATCAGGCCACCATCGCCGACTACGTCACCGCCGACAGCCACGGTCTCTCGTACGGGTTCACCTACCTCGCCATGTTCGGCGTCGGGGCGCTCGGGGCCGCGCTGGCGGGGACCGTCCTCACCTACGCCGGGTCGGGCGCGCTGTTCGTCGCTCTCGCGGCCCTCGTGGCGCTCGCCGGTCTGCTCAGCCTCTACCTGCTCGTTCGCTAA
- a CDS encoding MmgE/PrpD family protein: MGETHTLAEFAANAAFEDVPDEIVTEAKRAIKDYVGVALYGSQHGVGERISTYVDRCMAGDETAVLGRGAASPPGAALANGAFGHAIDYDDTFESIVIHPTSPVFPAALAGVEVADGTGRDALTAYIVGVEAAFRTGHATYPSHYDNGWHSTGTVGTFGATAAAGSALGLSAEEIAHAYGIAASSSSSLKKNFGTMTKPLHAGHAAQMGVRAALLAESGFTADDAVFEGDIGYGEVMTPGGEYDPTEITEGLGEEWAVEDIGFKPYPSGVITHAAMDALRAVVEREGLDPADVETVQVALDEAASEMLIHADPDDALQAKFSIEFCLAAILREGDAGVREFSDEYVADARTREVMAKVERDFETNLFGGSFAGYGARVTVTTKDGEEYVEVEKHAPGSPNNPVSDERLDAKFFECAEPTVGTERADAVASAVAALDAEGSLDRLLENATAASEDE, translated from the coding sequence ATGGGAGAGACGCACACGTTAGCCGAGTTCGCAGCGAACGCCGCGTTCGAGGACGTTCCGGACGAGATAGTGACGGAGGCGAAACGGGCGATTAAGGACTACGTCGGCGTCGCGCTGTACGGGTCCCAGCACGGCGTCGGCGAGCGCATCTCGACGTACGTAGACCGATGCATGGCGGGCGATGAGACGGCGGTGCTCGGTCGCGGCGCGGCGAGTCCGCCCGGCGCGGCGCTCGCGAACGGCGCGTTCGGACACGCCATCGACTACGACGACACCTTCGAGTCGATAGTCATCCACCCGACGTCGCCCGTGTTCCCCGCCGCCCTCGCCGGGGTAGAGGTGGCCGACGGCACCGGGCGCGACGCGCTGACGGCGTACATCGTCGGCGTTGAGGCCGCCTTCCGAACCGGCCACGCCACCTACCCCAGCCACTACGACAACGGGTGGCACAGCACCGGCACGGTCGGGACGTTCGGCGCGACGGCGGCCGCGGGGTCGGCGCTCGGACTGAGCGCCGAGGAGATAGCCCACGCGTACGGCATCGCGGCCTCGTCCTCGTCGTCGCTGAAGAAGAACTTCGGGACCATGACGAAACCCCTCCACGCGGGTCACGCCGCTCAGATGGGCGTGCGCGCCGCGCTGCTCGCCGAGTCCGGCTTCACCGCCGACGACGCGGTGTTCGAGGGCGATATCGGCTACGGCGAGGTGATGACCCCCGGCGGCGAGTACGACCCGACCGAGATAACCGAGGGACTGGGCGAGGAGTGGGCTGTCGAGGACATCGGCTTCAAACCGTACCCCTCGGGCGTGATAACCCACGCGGCGATGGACGCCCTGCGAGCTGTGGTCGAGCGCGAGGGCCTCGACCCGGCCGACGTGGAGACGGTCCAAGTCGCGCTCGACGAGGCCGCCTCCGAGATGCTCATCCACGCCGACCCCGACGACGCCCTGCAGGCGAAGTTCTCCATCGAGTTCTGTCTCGCCGCGATACTCCGTGAGGGGGACGCGGGCGTCCGGGAGTTCTCCGACGAGTACGTCGCCGACGCGCGCACGCGTGAGGTAATGGCGAAGGTCGAGCGCGACTTCGAGACGAACCTCTTCGGCGGGAGTTTCGCCGGGTACGGTGCCCGCGTGACGGTTACGACGAAGGACGGCGAGGAGTACGTCGAAGTCGAAAAGCACGCGCCGGGGAGTCCCAACAACCCCGTCTCCGACGAGCGCCTCGACGCCAAGTTCTTCGAGTGCGCCGAACCGACGGTGGGCACCGAGCGCGCCGACGCCGTCGCGTCCGCCGTCGCCGCGCTCGATGCCGAGGGTTCGCTCGACCGCTTACTGGAGAACGCCACCGCCGCGAGTGAAGACGAATGA
- a CDS encoding cupin domain-containing protein, producing MSDDYEHLSLDDLETNPEKPGRRWELSPKLGIDDYNVNVAVIEPGERLSQNAYHYHPNQAEFYYVADGRCRVEVDDGSFDAETDDALRFAEGVPHMLHNPFDDRCKIVAVGSPPEGRRPVHQVQSYEELLAERYGGDETVQGSEDEAVRDDAEDADDSPS from the coding sequence ATGAGCGACGACTACGAACACCTGTCGCTCGACGACCTGGAGACGAATCCGGAGAAACCCGGCCGTCGGTGGGAGCTATCCCCGAAACTCGGCATCGACGACTACAACGTCAACGTCGCCGTCATCGAACCGGGCGAGCGACTGTCCCAGAACGCCTACCACTACCACCCGAATCAGGCTGAGTTCTACTACGTCGCCGACGGTCGATGCCGCGTCGAGGTCGATGACGGGTCGTTCGACGCCGAGACCGACGACGCCCTCCGGTTCGCGGAAGGCGTCCCGCACATGCTCCACAACCCGTTCGACGACCGGTGCAAAATCGTGGCCGTCGGGAGTCCGCCCGAGGGAAGGCGGCCGGTTCACCAGGTCCAGAGCTACGAGGAACTGCTGGCCGAGCGATACGGCGGGGACGAGACTGTGCAAGGCAGCGAGGACGAGGCCGTGCGAGACGACGCCGAAGATGCGGACGACTCTCCGTCGTAG
- the tcuA gene encoding FAD-dependent tricarballylate dehydrogenase TcuA, translating into MAVKDGSERNAPERREEYDVVVIGCGMAGLAAGNRAARLGLDVALLEKSPEERRGGHTRFTESFRVPSADTDLTEYGYEFDIPDYTVSEFYDDIMTQTNGRADEDLAQTLVENAGETVEWLTELGVEWDMTPLNSGYTVGRTWFDGEELVETLVEAATDAGADVYYDAEARELRQSSDRQITAVDAVTDEGFVRFDCDAAILAAGGYESSPEKRTRYYGPDYDAMTVRGSRYNTGEAIDMVLDAGAKAVGQWGGAHMALIDAAAPDVEGGTNRIDGYQYGLLVNHDGERFVDEGEDSRAHTYAKFGQKIFEQPNREAFILVDDQTIDEVDATGPSDPVVGDDLRDVLERVGCESPDAAVATVEEYNAACDPDSFDPQVLDGNEATGVTPRKSNWALPLDDPPFYAYAVTGGITFAFGGVATTADAEVLDTRDRVIPGLYAAGNSVGDLFYDNYPGGTGLTNAAVFGRIAGEKSAEYVD; encoded by the coding sequence ATGGCAGTGAAAGATGGCAGCGAGCGGAACGCTCCGGAGCGACGCGAGGAGTACGACGTCGTCGTAATTGGATGCGGGATGGCCGGGTTGGCCGCCGGGAATCGGGCGGCGCGACTCGGACTCGACGTGGCGCTGTTGGAGAAGTCCCCGGAAGAGCGACGGGGCGGCCACACTCGGTTCACTGAGTCCTTCCGCGTCCCGTCAGCCGACACCGACCTCACCGAGTACGGCTACGAGTTCGACATCCCCGACTACACCGTCTCGGAGTTCTACGACGACATCATGACCCAGACGAACGGTCGGGCCGACGAGGACCTCGCGCAGACGCTGGTCGAGAACGCGGGCGAGACGGTAGAGTGGCTGACCGAACTCGGCGTCGAGTGGGACATGACCCCGCTCAACTCCGGGTACACCGTCGGTCGGACGTGGTTCGACGGCGAGGAGTTGGTCGAGACGCTCGTCGAGGCGGCGACCGACGCGGGCGCGGACGTCTACTACGACGCCGAGGCCAGAGAACTCCGGCAGTCGAGCGACCGGCAGATAACGGCAGTCGACGCGGTCACCGACGAGGGGTTCGTCCGGTTCGACTGCGACGCCGCGATACTCGCCGCCGGGGGCTACGAGTCGAGTCCGGAGAAGCGCACGCGCTACTACGGCCCGGACTACGATGCGATGACCGTCCGCGGGAGTCGGTACAACACCGGGGAAGCGATAGACATGGTGCTCGACGCCGGGGCCAAGGCGGTGGGACAGTGGGGCGGGGCGCACATGGCGCTCATCGACGCCGCCGCCCCGGACGTGGAGGGCGGAACCAACCGCATCGACGGCTACCAGTACGGACTGCTGGTGAACCACGACGGCGAGCGGTTCGTGGACGAGGGCGAGGACTCCCGCGCCCACACCTACGCCAAGTTCGGGCAGAAGATATTCGAACAGCCGAACCGCGAGGCGTTCATCCTCGTGGACGACCAGACCATCGACGAGGTGGACGCGACCGGCCCGTCCGACCCCGTGGTGGGCGACGACCTGCGCGACGTCCTCGAACGAGTGGGATGCGAGAGCCCCGACGCCGCAGTCGCCACCGTCGAGGAGTACAACGCCGCCTGCGACCCGGACTCGTTCGACCCGCAGGTGCTCGACGGCAACGAAGCGACCGGCGTGACTCCCCGGAAATCGAACTGGGCGCTCCCCCTCGACGACCCGCCGTTCTACGCCTACGCGGTGACGGGCGGCATCACGTTCGCCTTCGGCGGAGTGGCGACCACCGCCGACGCGGAGGTACTCGACACCCGCGACCGCGTGATACCGGGGCTGTACGCCGCCGGTAACAGCGTCGGTGACCTATTCTACGACAACTACCCCGGCGGGACCGGACTGACGAACGCGGCGGTGTTCGGTCGAATCGCCGGCGAAAAAAGCGCGGAATACGTGGACTGA